A single genomic interval of Deltaproteobacteria bacterium harbors:
- a CDS encoding PaaI family thioesterase has protein sequence MDDTPVQHQYADELSHCYGCGKNNKYGLHVETHWDGQEGRAVFTPRPEHIAVPGFVYGGLLASLVDCHGVGTAAAAASEGGLVGRFVTASLHVDFLKPTPLGPELELKARVLEHRGRKIVVEVEISALGQVRVRGEVVAAPMPTTMKSE, from the coding sequence GACGACACGCCGGTCCAGCACCAGTACGCCGATGAACTCAGTCATTGCTACGGCTGCGGGAAGAACAACAAATATGGTCTGCATGTCGAGACCCATTGGGATGGGCAGGAAGGCAGGGCCGTCTTTACACCTAGGCCTGAGCACATCGCCGTGCCCGGGTTCGTCTACGGGGGGCTTCTGGCCTCCCTGGTGGACTGTCACGGGGTGGGCACGGCCGCGGCCGCGGCCAGCGAAGGTGGCCTTGTAGGTCGGTTCGTAACGGCCTCGCTTCATGTTGATTTCCTCAAACCGACACCCTTGGGGCCGGAATTGGAGTTGAAGGCCAGAGTTCTGGAGCATCGAGGCCGCAAGATCGTCGTGGAAGTCGAGATCTCGGCCCTGGGTCAAGTCAGGGTCCGGGGCGAAGTCGTGGCCGCGCCCATGCCGACGACAATGAAATCCGAGTGA